The following are from one region of the Corythoichthys intestinalis isolate RoL2023-P3 chromosome 17, ASM3026506v1, whole genome shotgun sequence genome:
- the ajm1 gene encoding apical junction component 1 homolog — protein MTLTGPPDLLVSSVRRDIKVIPITSLSKSLQLSKECDSLNYSTPEDIKSKINKQHCRTFEYNSLEYPEHHNYSMHSPYKKRPDRHGTSPDIVWNALGHHQRYRFSAPDIFNHRLTSQPTDAKMNSAVPEQKRRARSKSAPRVQTSLNPRSFESSSSGRKGRESRWTVGESQWRSDISPRKESSYAANRAHFHEVHPVGLGLSDDNRYSPYYAANTFEEALPDKPATSPHVRCRVDIKPNDSALHHPGQKKPTPPMDIPWQRHQNWGSRSLTVPRHFSYSRAPTPNDSLGTESRQASQNSCSLPNKYKHQMEVPFEGMSSSGYEIENRTHSSPNMPFQMFFEDDPSRYVTTAPPRPSSYFHDQVNVGQSAKVQYVHDQRGRIVQATGARPYYGEMEHYPYSLQAGYPKSFTANEPGPYIIQPQPTRIFYGDDPRSYQIQTAPPRFYYSHDMHAMPPLHHMPARAHYTDSPKNVRIVQTQPDDWYSSYPSGYPSNPVTYVSQVTPTRAQQEAVLTPWYSNPSAERQRIGTDSKSYSRSLDDILNSHAEREHPPSVQRHQSYNDLDPRKPVGASDDKPQPVVVNLSTSPRRYAALSLSDNSLIDQSPPPPTKNTTSKQWLVTPEITITDNDFRTGNHRKTEGKSASWDILDSRDTEDQHEMKASNKEKPHENSLQQSLEQLDELLADLVTDYKPPSRRASEDILDQLKKLIDEEEAVSLSRKSSEAVTEEPLPLDKQPTSVRLNPDSFQDIDGASDAMKGADECSPDQSPDEDDTMMCSNNKCRRTETLFNACLYFKSCHSCYTYYCSRNCRREDWDIHKESCVYGRIGSSCRHIIKHCRETIEVHKAFSRLAKVGYLSRGRGVLFLGFPNTVSSSNFLQAGLDSLPMSPTYLSLRELESFKDNLGEYCKELQEAGKEYDPNECFILNVSIAVGEQMPDGPSPRNQAPAVRKYAKVALASFSPDRKSHKKQGDMETLILTPPPGTADIDKEGEEGRKAREICFINIQRELRIRGVFLRHEYPHVYQQLCEFVENNLRFTPTTIYPIDKRTGKQFMCMIMAASEPRTLDWVGTPHLLDDII, from the coding sequence ATGACACTCACCGGACCACCTGACTTATTGGTATCAAGTGTGCGTCGAGACATAAAAGTGATTCCCATAACTTCGCTCTCCAAATCCTTGCAACTCTCCAAAGAATGTGATTCTTTAAATTACAGCACACCGGAAGACATTAAGAGCAAGATCAATAAGCAACACTGCCGTACCTTTGAATATAACTCCTTGGAGTACCCAGAACATCATAACTACTCAATGCATTCCCCGTACAAGAAGAGGCCTGACAGGCACGGAACCAGCCCAGATATTGTCTGGAATGCTCTGGGCCACCATCAGAGGTATCGATTTTCTGCTCCAGACATTTTCAACCATAGGTTAACATCTCAACCAACGGATGCAAAAATGAACAGTGCTGTCCCTGAACAAAAACGAAGGGCTCGGTCAAAAAGTGCACCCCGGGTCCAAACTAGTCTCAACCCTAGATCATTCGAGTCCTCATCCTCGGGGAGGAAGGGAAGGGAATCCCGGTGGACTGTCGGAGAATCCCAATGGAGATCTGATATCTCACCTCGTAAGGAGTCGTCCTATGCAGCAAATAGAGCTCATTTCCATGAAGTGCATCCCGTTGGACTTGGACTAAGTGATGACAATAGATATTCACCCTATTACGCAGCTAATACTTTTGAAGAGGCATTGCCAGATAAACCGGCAACCAGCCCTCATGTCAGATGCAGGGTAGACATTAAACCAAATGATTCAGCTTTACATCACCCTGGACAGAAAAAGCCTACTCCTCCAATGGACATCCCCTGGCAGAGGCACCAAAACTGGGGGAGTAGGAGCCTGACTGTGCCCCGTCATTTCTCTTATTCGCGAGCACCGACACCCAATGACTCACTAGGTACAGAGAGTCGACAAGCTTCTCAAAATTCCTGCAGTTTACCAAATAAGTACAAACACCAAATGGAAGTACCTTTCGAAGGAATGTCTTCTTCTGGGTACGAAATAGAAAACAGAACTCATTCCAGTCCTAACATGCCATTCCAAATgttttttgaagacgatcctagTAGATATGTTACCACTGCTCCTCCACGGCCAAGTTCCTATTTTCACGATCAAGTTAACGTAGGACAAAGTGCCAAAGTGCAATATGTACATGATCAAAGAGGTCGAATAGTTCAGGCTACGGGTGCGAGGCCTTATTACGGTGAAATGGAGCACTACCCGTACAGTTTACAGGCTGGCTATCCAAAATCCTTTACTGCAAATGAGCCGGGGCCATATATCATACAACCACAACCGACAAGAATATTTTACGGGGATGATCCTAGGTCTTATCAAATTCAGACTGCTCCTCCGAGGTTTTATTATTCACACGACATGCATGCAATGCCGCCATTACACCATATGCCAGCAAGGGCCCATTATACAGACAgccccaaaaatgtgagaatCGTTCAGACACAACCAGATGACTGGTACAGTTCATATCCTTCTGGATATCCTTCTAATCCGGTAACCTATGTGTCTCAAGTCACTCCGACCAGAGCCCAACAAGAAGCTGTATTGACTCCTTGGTATTCAAACCCTTCTGCAGAACGTCAAAGAATAGGAACAGACTCTAAATCCTACTCAAGATCGTTGGATGATATTCTCAACTCGCATGCAGAGAGGGAACATCCCCCTTCCGTTCAAAGGCATCAGAGCTATAACGATCTAGATCCAAGAAAACCTGTAGGAGCTTCGGATGACAAACCACAGCCAGTGGTTGTCAATCTCTCCACTTCACCAAGACGTTACGCAGCTTTATCGTTGTCTGATAACTCTTTAATCGACCAAAGCCCGCCACCGCCAACGAAGAACACGACTAGCAAACAGTGGTTAGTAACTCCCGAGATTACAATCACTGATAATGACTTTCGGACTGGGAATCATAGGAAAACTGAAGGAAAGTCTGCCAGTTGGGATATTCTGGACTCTCGAGACACTGAAGATCAGCATGAAATGAAAGCCTCGAACAAAGAAAAGCCTCATGAAAACTCCCTTCAGCAAAGCCTTGAACAACTCGATGAGCTTTTAGCTGATCTCGTGACAGACTACAAACCTCCCAGTCGAAGGGCAAGCGAGGACATCCTCGATCAGCTTAAGAAGCTAATTGACGAGGAAGAGGCTGTATCTCTTTCGAGGAAGAGCTCAGAGGCTGTTACGGAGGAACCACTTCCTCTTGACAAGCAGCCAACCTCAGTCAGGTTAAATCCTGACTCCTTTCAAGATATAGATGGAGCAAGTGATGCTATGAAGGGTGCAGATGAGTGCTCCCCAGATCAGAGCCCAGATGAGGACGATACAATGATGTGTTCGAACAACAAATGCCGCAGAACGGAAACTCTTTTCAACGCTTGCCTTTACTTTAAATCCTGCCACAGCTGCTACACCTATTACTGCTCCCGCAACTGCCGAAGAGAGGACTGGGACATTCACAAAGAGAGTTGTGTTTATGGTAGAATTGGCAGCTCGtgtcgacatatcatcaaacATTGTCGTGAGACTATTGAAGTCCACAAAGCCTTTTCGCGTCTGGCCAAAGTTGGTTACCTTTCTCGAGGTAGAGGTGTACTCTTCCTCGGTTTCCCAAACACTGTGTCTTCCAGTAACTTTTTGCAGGCAGGCCTGGATAGTCTACCTATGTCACCAACATATCTGTCCCTAAGAGAGCTTGAAAGTTTCAAGGACAACCTCGGCGAGTACTGCAAAGAGTTGCAAGAAGCTGGAAAAGAATACGACCCAAATGAATGTTTTATCTTGAATGTATCCATTGCTGTCGGTGAGCAGATGCCTGACGGACCCTCACCGAGGAACCAAGCTCCAGCAGTCAGAAAATATGCAAAGGTTGCTCTGGCTTCGTTTAGCCCCGACAGAAAGAGCCACAAGAAGCAGGGTGATATGGAAACCCTGATCCTAACTCCACCGCCGGGAACAGCGGATATTGATAAGGAGGGAGAAGAAGGCAGAAAGGCCCGAGAAATCTGTTTCATCAATATTCAACGAGAGTTAAGGATCCGAGGCGTATTCTTACGCCATGAATACCCGCACGTGTATCAGCAACTCTGTGAGTTTGTGGAAAACAACCTGAGATTCACCCCTACTACTATTTATCCGATTGATAAAAGGACAGGGAAACAGTTTATGTGCATGATTATGGCTGCGTCTGAGCCAAGGACTTTGGACTGGGTAGGAACTCCGCATCTTCTTGATGACATCATTTAA